In Rhodobacter sp. 24-YEA-8, the following are encoded in one genomic region:
- a CDS encoding peroxiredoxin: MSQITVGAKLPEAKLLKLGANGPEAVDLGEKLKGRKVVIFGLPGAFTGTCTTAHVPSFIRTAEKFAAKGVAEIICVSVNDPFVMDAWAKSTGADKAGLSFLGDADGSFTKAIGLEFDAPPAGLLGRSKRYALLAEDGVVRVLHLEASPGQCEISGGEALLAEV, translated from the coding sequence ATGTCGCAAATCACTGTCGGGGCGAAACTGCCCGAAGCGAAGCTCTTGAAACTGGGTGCCAACGGACCGGAAGCGGTGGATCTGGGCGAAAAGCTCAAGGGCCGCAAAGTGGTGATTTTCGGTCTGCCCGGCGCCTTTACCGGCACCTGCACCACCGCCCATGTGCCGAGCTTTATCCGCACCGCCGAAAAATTCGCGGCCAAAGGCGTGGCAGAAATCATCTGCGTCTCGGTCAATGATCCTTTCGTGATGGATGCCTGGGCGAAATCGACCGGGGCGGACAAAGCGGGGCTGAGCTTCCTCGGCGATGCGGATGGCTCTTTCACCAAGGCGATCGGTCTGGAATTCGACGCACCGCCCGCCGGTCTGCTGGGGCGTTCCAAACGCTACGCGCTGCTGGCCGAAGATGGTGTGGTCAGGGTGCTGCATCTTGAGGCCTCGCCGGGGCAATGCGAGATCTCGGGCGGCGAAGCGCTGCTGGCAGAGGTCTGA
- a CDS encoding HAD family phosphatase: MTPPAAVLFDCDGVIVDSEGPTFQIMLAEFASCGFHLTLEELERDYIGGTVEDVASRARANGADLPESWVADLYANMYAMLEAGVPLIPDILQVFDRLDAAGIPYAVGSNGSPEKMQITLGARGLIPRFRTVLSGQAIGRPKPLPDLYLACAKACGVAPEACVVIEDSPAGARAAIAAGIPCLGFAAHGEDKPPARGLKALNVPLFHSMKDLPGLLGL; this comes from the coding sequence ATGACACCTCCCGCTGCTGTACTCTTCGATTGTGACGGCGTGATCGTCGACAGCGAAGGCCCGACATTCCAGATCATGCTGGCTGAATTTGCCAGCTGCGGCTTTCATCTGACACTGGAAGAGCTTGAGCGCGATTATATCGGCGGAACGGTCGAGGATGTCGCAAGTCGTGCCCGTGCCAATGGGGCCGATCTGCCGGAAAGCTGGGTCGCCGATCTCTATGCCAATATGTATGCCATGCTCGAAGCCGGGGTGCCGCTGATCCCGGATATTCTCCAGGTCTTCGACCGGCTGGATGCGGCGGGCATTCCCTATGCGGTCGGCTCCAACGGATCGCCCGAAAAGATGCAGATCACTCTGGGTGCACGTGGCCTTATCCCAAGGTTCCGCACCGTGCTGTCAGGCCAGGCCATCGGCAGGCCGAAACCACTGCCCGATCTTTACCTCGCCTGTGCAAAAGCCTGCGGCGTGGCGCCAGAGGCCTGTGTTGTGATCGAAGACAGCCCGGCCGGCGCCCGCGCCGCCATCGCCGCAGGCATCCCCTGCCTCGGCTTTGCCGCGCATGGCGAAGACAAGCCCCCCGCCAGAGGTCTCAAAGCCCTGAATGTGCCGCTTTTTCATTCCATGAAAGATCTGCCCGGCCTTCTCGGGCTTTAA
- the rsmD gene encoding 16S rRNA (guanine(966)-N(2))-methyltransferase RsmD → MRIIGGARRGLQLADVGQGDVEAHLRPTSDRVREAIFNLLLNGGYGNPVQEARVLDLFAGTGALGLEALSRGATRVAFVDDGAASRALLRKNIEKMQAMGVTDVWRRDATKLGPNRGPGYDLVFLDPPYGKALGEAALASALAGDWLTPGAIIVWEEGTAPAPPEAFDLLDQRRYGETWITLLRAPGLA, encoded by the coding sequence ATGCGTATCATCGGAGGCGCGCGGCGTGGCCTGCAACTCGCGGATGTCGGGCAGGGGGATGTCGAGGCGCATCTGCGCCCGACATCCGACCGCGTCCGCGAGGCGATCTTCAACCTGCTTCTGAATGGCGGCTATGGCAATCCGGTCCAGGAGGCACGGGTGCTGGATCTTTTCGCAGGCACTGGCGCGCTTGGGCTAGAGGCTTTGTCGCGCGGGGCCACGCGGGTGGCTTTTGTCGATGACGGCGCGGCGTCGCGCGCGCTTTTGCGCAAGAATATCGAAAAGATGCAGGCGATGGGCGTCACCGATGTCTGGCGCCGCGATGCGACAAAGCTCGGCCCCAATCGCGGGCCAGGCTACGACCTCGTCTTTCTCGATCCGCCCTATGGCAAAGCGCTTGGCGAGGCCGCGCTCGCCTCGGCACTGGCAGGCGACTGGCTGACCCCGGGCGCGATCATCGTCTGGGAAGAGGGCACCGCCCCCGCCCCGCCCGAGGCATTCGATCTGCTCGACCAGCGCCGCTATGGCGAGACCTGGATCACATTGCTGCGCGCGCCCGGCCTGGCCTGA
- a CDS encoding NAD(P)/FAD-dependent oxidoreductase, with protein MRVVIVGAGQAGAALAAKLRNLGADGPITMIGDEAAPPYQRPPLSKAYLMGEMEQERLWLRGPEFWEENNITLRLGAPVTAIDRAAKTVTVGAETIPYDQLALTTGSSPRRLPAAIGGDLDGVFTVRNLRDVDRMRAEFTAGRSLVVIGGGYIGLEAAAVAKKLGLTVTLIEAAPRILGRVAAAETADFVRKTHSEQGVTILEETALDRILGDRAVTGVLLKDGREIAADFVVVGVGVSPGAELADASGIALDNGIATDEQGRTSDPAIWAAGDCASFPWKGGRIRMESVGNAIDQGEIVAENMLGAAKAYQAKPWFWSDQYDLKLQIAGLNIGYDRVITREIGGVSHWYYRGDDLLAVDAMSDARAYMVGKRLIEAGKSPAPEVIISAPDLKALLK; from the coding sequence ATGAGGGTGGTGATAGTGGGCGCCGGTCAGGCCGGAGCGGCGCTGGCGGCAAAATTGCGCAACCTTGGCGCCGATGGTCCGATCACCATGATCGGCGACGAAGCCGCGCCGCCCTATCAGCGCCCGCCGCTGTCCAAGGCCTATCTGATGGGCGAGATGGAGCAGGAACGTCTCTGGCTGCGCGGCCCGGAATTCTGGGAAGAAAACAACATCACCCTGCGTCTGGGGGCGCCCGTGACCGCCATCGACCGCGCCGCGAAAACCGTGACGGTCGGGGCCGAGACCATCCCCTATGATCAGCTGGCGCTGACTACCGGATCAAGCCCGCGCCGCCTGCCCGCTGCCATCGGCGGTGATCTGGACGGCGTCTTCACCGTGCGCAATCTGCGCGATGTCGACCGGATGCGCGCGGAATTCACCGCTGGCCGCAGCCTCGTCGTGATCGGCGGCGGCTATATCGGTCTGGAAGCGGCGGCGGTTGCCAAAAAACTCGGCCTCACCGTCACCCTGATCGAGGCAGCACCGCGCATCCTGGGCCGAGTCGCCGCCGCCGAGACCGCTGATTTCGTTCGCAAAACCCATAGCGAGCAGGGCGTTACGATCCTTGAGGAAACCGCGCTCGACCGCATTCTCGGGGACAGGGCGGTCACCGGTGTCCTGTTGAAAGACGGGCGCGAGATCGCGGCTGATTTCGTTGTGGTGGGGGTTGGCGTCTCGCCGGGCGCGGAACTGGCCGATGCCAGCGGCATCGCGCTGGATAACGGCATCGCAACGGACGAGCAGGGCCGCACCTCTGATCCGGCGATCTGGGCGGCGGGCGATTGCGCGTCCTTTCCGTGGAAGGGCGGCCGGATCCGGATGGAATCGGTCGGCAATGCCATCGACCAGGGCGAGATCGTCGCGGAGAATATGCTCGGTGCGGCAAAGGCCTATCAGGCGAAACCCTGGTTCTGGTCGGATCAGTATGATCTGAAACTGCAGATCGCCGGGCTGAATATCGGCTATGACCGCGTGATCACCCGTGAAATCGGCGGCGTCTCGCACTGGTATTACCGGGGCGATGACCTGCTCGCGGTTGATGCGATGAGCGATGCGCGGGCCTATATGGTCGGCAAGCGGCTGATCGAAGCCGGAAAGTCACCGGCGCCAGAGGTCATCATCTCCGCACCCGATCTGAAGGCCTTGCTGAAATAA
- a CDS encoding HlyD family type I secretion periplasmic adaptor subunit, with amino-acid sequence MSRSDPGSAPGLRQWPMHRPLIIGFAALLALIGGFGIWGAMASLSGAIVASGQIEVEQNRQVIQHPDGGVVASIEVNEGKRVEAGDILIRLDGTLLHSELAIVEGQLTEVISQRVRLEAERDNIPVLDFPEALREEAKARPEVQGQIDGQISLFEARLATSAKEAEQLGRQIGQIQARITGIDAQSEAIRIQLDLIRQELTSQKSLLERGLTQMASVLALQREEARLLGQTGDLISTRAQAEERITEINVVIGSIDIRRREEATDRLREIAPMELELAERRRALREQVARLDIRTPVSGIVLGLGVTTPRAVIRAADPLLYIVPQDRPLVIAAQVSPIDIDQVHVGQPVELVFSAFSSRTTPHLLGKVTVVSADAFSDQTTRASFYRVEIVLDIGEIDKLGDLQLMPGMPVEAFIQTDPRTPIGYLVKPFMDYFNRAFRES; translated from the coding sequence ATGAGCCGCTCTGACCCCGGCAGCGCCCCCGGCCTGCGGCAATGGCCCATGCACCGCCCGCTGATCATCGGTTTCGCAGCCCTTTTAGCCCTGATCGGCGGCTTCGGCATCTGGGGCGCAATGGCAAGCCTTTCGGGCGCCATCGTGGCCAGTGGCCAGATCGAGGTAGAGCAGAACCGTCAGGTGATCCAGCATCCCGATGGCGGGGTTGTGGCCTCGATCGAGGTGAATGAGGGCAAGCGGGTCGAGGCTGGCGATATACTGATCCGGCTGGACGGTACGCTTTTGCACAGTGAACTGGCGATTGTTGAAGGTCAGCTCACCGAGGTGATCTCACAACGGGTGCGGCTGGAGGCGGAGCGCGACAATATCCCGGTGCTCGATTTCCCCGAGGCGCTGCGGGAAGAGGCAAAGGCCCGCCCCGAGGTCCAGGGTCAGATCGACGGTCAGATCAGCCTGTTCGAGGCGCGGCTTGCGACTTCGGCGAAAGAGGCCGAGCAGCTGGGGCGTCAGATCGGCCAGATTCAGGCGCGGATCACCGGAATCGACGCACAATCCGAGGCGATCCGGATCCAGCTTGATCTGATCCGCCAGGAGCTGACCAGCCAGAAGAGCCTGCTGGAACGCGGGCTGACCCAGATGGCTTCGGTGCTGGCGCTGCAACGCGAAGAGGCGCGGCTTCTGGGTCAGACCGGGGATCTGATCTCGACCCGCGCTCAGGCTGAGGAACGGATCACCGAAATCAATGTGGTGATCGGCAGTATCGACATCCGTCGCCGGGAAGAGGCGACCGACCGGCTGCGCGAGATCGCCCCGATGGAGCTGGAACTGGCCGAACGCCGCCGCGCGCTGCGCGAACAGGTGGCACGGCTCGATATCCGCACGCCGGTCTCGGGGATTGTGCTGGGTCTTGGCGTAACCACGCCGCGGGCGGTCATCCGGGCGGCGGATCCGCTGCTCTATATCGTGCCGCAGGATCGCCCGCTGGTGATCGCGGCCCAGGTCTCGCCGATTGATATCGACCAGGTCCATGTCGGCCAGCCGGTGGAGCTGGTCTTTTCGGCCTTTTCGTCGCGCACAACGCCGCATCTTCTGGGCAAGGTGACGGTTGTATCGGCCGATGCTTTCAGCGACCAGACGACCCGTGCCAGTTTCTACCGGGTCGAAATCGTGCTGGATATCGGGGAAATTGACAAACTGGGGGATCTGCAGCTGATGCCCGGGATGCCGGTCGAAGCTTTTATCCAGACCGATCCCCGCACCCCGATCGGCTATCTGGTCAAACCCTTCATGGACTATTTCAATCGCGCGTTCCGCGAGAGCTGA
- a CDS encoding RidA family protein: protein MSIEARLKELGVILPDAPAPVANYVGFVQTGNLVHISGQISADEHGPIKGKLGSELSVEQGAAAARRCAISLLSQVKVACGGDLSRITRLVKLTGFVNSTADFTDQPKVINGASDFMVDVLGDKGRHARAAVSSNSLPLGVAVEIDAIFEIA from the coding sequence ATGTCCATCGAAGCCCGCCTGAAAGAGCTTGGCGTTATCCTTCCTGACGCGCCTGCCCCGGTCGCGAATTACGTGGGTTTCGTCCAGACCGGAAATCTCGTCCATATTTCGGGCCAGATCAGCGCCGATGAACACGGCCCGATCAAAGGCAAACTGGGCAGCGAGCTTTCGGTCGAACAGGGTGCGGCTGCAGCGCGTCGCTGCGCGATTTCGCTCCTGTCGCAGGTCAAAGTGGCCTGTGGTGGCGATCTGAGCCGTATCACCCGGCTGGTGAAACTGACAGGTTTCGTCAATTCCACCGCCGATTTCACCGATCAGCCAAAGGTGATCAACGGCGCCTCGGATTTCATGGTTGACGTGCTGGGTGACAAAGGGCGCCATGCCCGGGCCGCCGTCTCGTCAAACTCGCTGCCGCTGGGCGTGGCGGTCGAGATCGACGCGATTTTCGAGATCGCCTGA
- a CDS encoding glycerophosphodiester phosphodiesterase family protein, whose protein sequence is MTRVPLPPSLLCLPVAHRALHDRSRGIIENSPAAIRAAISAGYAIEIDLQLSQDGVAMVFHDEDLDRLTHETGPLNARNAADLSRITLKDSEDRIPTFAEVLDLVAGQVPLLVEIKDQTLTMSATDGRLEAETARLLADYRGDVAVMSFNPHSIAHMARLAPGIARGITTSAYEAEDWAPLDPAICDHLREIPDFARTDASFISHEAADLPRPRVAALKAQGAAILCWTIRSPEAEAKAREIAQNVTFEGYSAPLPA, encoded by the coding sequence ATGACCCGGGTCCCTCTGCCGCCGTCTTTGCTTTGCCTGCCGGTCGCGCATCGTGCCTTGCATGACCGCAGCAGGGGGATCATCGAGAACTCTCCCGCCGCCATAAGGGCGGCCATAAGCGCCGGCTATGCCATCGAGATCGACCTCCAGCTGTCGCAGGATGGCGTGGCGATGGTGTTTCATGATGAAGACCTTGACCGTCTGACGCATGAGACCGGGCCGCTGAATGCTCGCAACGCGGCTGATCTGTCCCGGATCACACTGAAAGACAGCGAGGACCGGATCCCGACCTTTGCTGAAGTGCTTGATCTTGTCGCGGGTCAGGTGCCGCTCCTGGTTGAGATCAAGGACCAGACCCTGACCATGTCCGCCACTGACGGGCGGCTGGAGGCCGAGACGGCGCGGCTGCTGGCCGATTACCGGGGTGATGTTGCGGTGATGTCCTTCAACCCGCATTCCATCGCCCATATGGCACGGCTCGCGCCGGGGATCGCGCGGGGGATCACCACCTCGGCCTATGAGGCTGAGGACTGGGCGCCGCTGGACCCTGCCATTTGCGACCATCTGCGCGAGATCCCGGATTTTGCCCGCACCGATGCGTCCTTTATCAGCCATGAGGCCGCAGACCTGCCCCGCCCGCGCGTGGCAGCGTTGAAAGCCCAGGGCGCGGCGATCCTGTGCTGGACCATCCGGTCACCCGAGGCCGAGGCAAAGGCCCGTGAAATCGCGCAGAATGTCACCTTTGAAGGCTATTCCGCGCCGCTTCCGGCTTGA
- a CDS encoding 4a-hydroxytetrahydrobiopterin dehydratase: MTALLTREERQTLLPDLDATGWKAAPDKDAIRKIWKFRSFSEAWGFMTRVALAAERANHHPDWSNRYNIVDVTLTTHDVNGLSALDIDLAKRLDRIAPGAVIIEDHGAPILCLCEMRAQGR; the protein is encoded by the coding sequence ATGACCGCATTGCTCACCCGGGAAGAACGCCAGACGCTGCTTCCTGATCTGGATGCGACGGGCTGGAAGGCGGCGCCGGACAAGGATGCGATCCGCAAGATATGGAAATTCCGCAGCTTTTCCGAGGCCTGGGGCTTCATGACCCGCGTGGCGCTTGCGGCGGAACGCGCGAACCACCATCCCGACTGGTCAAATCGCTATAATATTGTCGATGTCACCCTGACGACCCATGACGTCAATGGCCTGAGCGCTCTGGATATCGACCTGGCAAAGCGGCTCGACCGGATCGCCCCAGGAGCCGTGATTATAGAAGACCATGGCGCGCCGATCCTCTGCCTTTGCGAGATGAGGGCGCAGGGCCGCTGA
- a CDS encoding type I secretion system permease/ATPase yields MVQGTSQSGLNELSSVRSLSKGALSAAFLFSVFANLLMLTSPLYMLQIYDRVLLSRSEPTLIALTVLMVFLFAVMGLLDHARARILARIGARFQEALDKRVLAASFRRLSVAPMDTEARAAQSDLEAIARFWASPLLQGLLDLPWTPIFIAALFIFHPVLGWFAVGAALLLLLLAWANQRATDTITQQATLASFAADRQAENLKSESELVRSLGMSGNAFTRWYHLRSRALIRGMELADRSGGYSVLTKTLRLFLQSAILGLGAWLVLKNALSPGAMIAGSILLGRALQPIEQTIGQWPMLARTRAARDRLGKLLSEVPREVNRTALPRPTGRIEVSGLAVLPPGDPRPVLRSVSFRVDPGQAIGVIGLSGSGKSSLARALCGVWPPAAGTVRLDGATLDQYDPDLLGSYIGYLPQRVTLFDGTIAENISRLDENADPAGIVEAAKKAAVHDLILHLPKGYDTQVTSMGGQLSGGQIQRIGLARAFYGNPVMLVLDEPNSNLDNDGSLALNQAIRQAKTDGCAVFIMAHRPAAIQECDLLLLMKDGMVQNFGPRDQVLREAVKNAGDIVRPGQGAQIPASQGGVQ; encoded by the coding sequence TTGGTCCAAGGCACCTCGCAATCCGGGCTGAATGAGCTTTCCTCGGTCCGGTCCCTCTCAAAGGGGGCGTTGTCGGCCGCATTTCTCTTCTCGGTCTTCGCCAATCTTCTGATGCTGACCTCGCCGCTTTACATGTTGCAGATCTATGACCGCGTGCTGCTGTCGAGATCCGAGCCGACGCTGATCGCGCTGACGGTGCTGATGGTCTTCCTCTTCGCGGTGATGGGGCTTCTGGACCATGCCCGCGCGCGCATCCTGGCCCGGATAGGGGCGCGGTTCCAGGAGGCGCTGGACAAGCGGGTGCTGGCGGCCTCGTTTCGCAGGCTCTCGGTTGCGCCGATGGATACCGAGGCTCGCGCCGCCCAGTCGGATCTGGAGGCGATTGCGCGCTTCTGGGCCTCGCCCCTGCTGCAGGGGCTGCTGGATCTGCCCTGGACCCCGATCTTCATCGCGGCCCTGTTCATCTTCCATCCGGTGCTGGGCTGGTTTGCGGTTGGCGCGGCGCTTCTTTTGCTCTTGCTGGCCTGGGCCAATCAGCGCGCCACCGATACCATCACCCAACAGGCCACGCTGGCCAGTTTCGCCGCCGACCGCCAGGCCGAGAACCTTAAATCCGAATCCGAACTGGTGCGGTCCCTCGGGATGAGCGGCAATGCCTTTACCCGCTGGTATCACCTGCGCAGCCGCGCGCTGATCCGGGGGATGGAGCTGGCGGACCGGTCGGGTGGCTATTCGGTTCTGACCAAGACGTTGCGGCTGTTCCTGCAATCGGCAATCCTGGGTCTTGGCGCCTGGCTCGTGCTGAAAAATGCGCTGTCGCCTGGGGCGATGATTGCGGGTTCGATCCTGTTGGGGCGGGCTTTGCAGCCGATTGAACAGACCATCGGGCAATGGCCGATGCTGGCCAGAACGCGGGCGGCGCGGGATCGTCTGGGCAAGCTTTTATCCGAAGTGCCACGTGAGGTGAACCGCACCGCCTTGCCGCGCCCGACCGGCCGGATCGAGGTTTCGGGTCTTGCGGTTCTGCCGCCTGGTGATCCGCGGCCGGTTCTGCGGAGCGTGTCTTTCCGGGTCGATCCCGGTCAGGCCATCGGAGTGATCGGCCTTTCGGGCTCGGGGAAATCCTCGCTGGCGCGCGCACTTTGCGGGGTCTGGCCACCTGCGGCAGGGACGGTCAGGCTCGATGGGGCGACGCTGGATCAATATGATCCCGATCTGCTGGGCAGTTACATCGGCTATCTGCCGCAGCGGGTAACGCTGTTTGATGGCACCATTGCCGAAAATATCTCGCGGCTCGATGAGAATGCCGATCCCGCCGGGATCGTCGAAGCGGCGAAGAAGGCAGCGGTGCATGATCTGATCCTGCATCTGCCAAAGGGCTATGACACCCAGGTGACCAGCATGGGCGGCCAGCTGTCTGGCGGGCAGATCCAGCGCATTGGCCTCGCACGGGCCTTTTACGGCAATCCGGTGATGCTGGTGCTGGATGAGCCGAATTCCAACCTCGACAATGATGGTTCACTGGCGCTGAACCAGGCGATCCGCCAGGCAAAAACCGATGGCTGCGCGGTGTTCATCATGGCGCACCGTCCGGCGGCGATCCAGGAATGTGACCTGTTGCTGCTGATGAAAGACGGGATGGTGCAGAATTTCGGCCCGCGTGACCAGGTGCTGCGCGAGGCGGTGAAAAATGCCGGCGATATCGTCCGCCCGGGGCAGGGTGCGCAGATCCCGGCCAGCCAGGGAGGTGTGCAATGA
- a CDS encoding GNAT family N-acetyltransferase produces MADITLAESLTEVPAATWDAIAAPEQADGRPIDPFTTHRFLMALEASGSTGGKTGWLPKPLILSDAGRPAALLPLWLKTHSQGEYIFDHGWAEAYERAGGRYYPKLQAAVPFTPVSGRRFLGPDQHREALAEAAISITAGNQISSLHVTFCTPEEAQALSGFQGLIPRKSQQFHWFNRGYARFDDFLADLSSRKRKMIRKEREAARAHGLTIHALSGDQILPEHWSAFWAFYQDTGARKWGRPYLTRAAFTALHETMRDDMLLVLAFDGATPVAGALNFIGRDALFGRYWGALAEYPALHFELCYYQAIDYAIAQGLQRVEAGAQGEHKLARGYLPQETWSLHWITDPGFRRAVADFVSRESLALDEEIGILTEYGPFRRSTGDE; encoded by the coding sequence ATGGCCGATATTACCCTCGCCGAAAGCCTGACCGAAGTCCCTGCTGCCACCTGGGATGCGATTGCTGCGCCGGAACAGGCAGATGGCCGGCCCATCGACCCTTTCACCACGCATCGTTTTCTGATGGCGCTGGAGGCTTCGGGCTCGACCGGGGGAAAGACCGGCTGGCTGCCAAAGCCCTTGATTCTGTCTGATGCGGGGCGTCCGGCAGCACTGTTGCCGCTCTGGCTCAAGACCCACAGCCAGGGGGAATATATCTTCGATCATGGCTGGGCCGAGGCCTATGAGCGTGCCGGCGGCCGCTATTACCCCAAGCTCCAGGCGGCGGTGCCCTTCACCCCGGTCAGCGGCCGCCGGTTTCTTGGCCCCGACCAACACCGCGAGGCGCTGGCCGAAGCCGCCATTTCGATCACCGCCGGCAATCAGATTTCTTCGCTGCATGTCACCTTCTGCACGCCTGAAGAGGCGCAGGCGCTGAGCGGATTTCAGGGCCTCATCCCCCGCAAGAGCCAGCAATTCCATTGGTTTAATCGTGGCTATGCCAGATTTGACGACTTCCTTGCTGATCTGTCCTCGCGCAAGCGCAAGATGATCCGCAAGGAACGCGAGGCGGCGCGCGCCCATGGCCTCACCATTCACGCGCTCAGCGGCGATCAGATCCTGCCCGAACACTGGAGCGCTTTCTGGGCCTTTTACCAGGATACCGGCGCGCGCAAATGGGGCCGTCCCTATCTGACCCGCGCCGCCTTTACCGCCCTTCACGAGACGATGCGCGACGACATGTTGCTGGTCCTTGCCTTCGATGGCGCGACACCGGTGGCCGGCGCGCTGAATTTCATCGGGCGGGACGCGTTGTTCGGGCGCTATTGGGGGGCGCTCGCGGAATATCCGGCGCTGCATTTCGAACTCTGTTACTATCAGGCCATCGATTATGCCATCGCGCAGGGGCTGCAACGGGTCGAGGCCGGTGCCCAGGGCGAACACAAGCTTGCGCGGGGGTATCTGCCCCAGGAAACCTGGTCACTGCACTGGATCACCGATCCCGGATTTCGCCGGGCGGTCGCCGATTTCGTCAGCCGCGAATCGCTTGCGCTGGATGAAGAGATCGGGATCCTTACGGAATACGGCCCCTTCCGTCGCAGCACCGGGGACGAATAG